In the genome of Vicia villosa cultivar HV-30 ecotype Madison, WI linkage group LG7, Vvil1.0, whole genome shotgun sequence, one region contains:
- the LOC131620598 gene encoding auxin response factor 17-like, which yields MTSRHALTVNDKKLWMKCAGNIPFDLSINALVYYLPEGDADNAGRSEDQELKDRLRSTYKSAYLCQILSIEYLADAEYEEVFAKIRLKAVEEDEYLNPLDVFDRAEDDNGFFVKTLTDNDINKALYLPKSTSGENGVFPSYEANSELSQDIVLIDFDDKRWKLTHISQKAKDCFGLGAGWIKFVKDKKLTLGDTVIFKKNSNPSTVSVAFQRKDCPSARKYGYMIEDYSLEGCIVSHARSAEAKEEFTVVYFPHWIEFLVHPNVSFSSKGKLAKNMRVKKSNPQGTGRNCVGGYLQILGEANDLTWSMSKVHWDGECIASWVNHWQIQPLDDPIPGRLKHRIPKLRPRRSNPSKKAPTLETSSNTEDVIPESNTGDVIPIPESNTGNGIPNPESNTGDRITESESNTRDGITKSNTRDGDGITKSNTGDGDGITESESNSGDGI from the exons ATGACGTCAAGACATGCTCTAACTGTCAATGATAAAAAATTATGGATGAAGTGCGCTGGTAACATACCCTTTGATCTCTCGATCAACGCGCTTGTATATTACTTACCAGAAGGAGATGCGGACAATGCTGGGAGATCCGAAGACCAGGAATTGAAAGATCGCTTAAGAAGCACCTATAAAAGCGCCTACCTATGTCAAATTTTATCGATCGAATATCTTGCAGATGCTGAATATGAAGAAGTATTCGCAAAGATACGGTTGAAAGCTGTCGAGGAAGATGAGTATCTTAATCCACTTGATGTTTTTGACAGGGCAGAAGACGATAATGGTTTTTTTGTGAAAACTCTTACCGACAATGACATTAACAAAGCCTTATATTTGCCAAAATCGACTTCGGGTGAGAACGGTGTTTTTCCTTCGTATGAAGCAAACTCAGAGTTGTCTCAGGACATTGTGCTAATTGATTTTGACGATAAACGTTGGAAACTTACCCATATCTCTCAGAAGGCAAAAGACTGTTTTGGGCTTGGAGCTGGATGGATCaaatttgttaaagataaaaaattaactttaggaGATACTGTCATTTTCAAAAAGAACTCTAATCCCTCAACAGTATCGGTTGCCTTCCAAAGGAAAGATTGTCCTTCTGCCAGAAAATATGGCTACATGATAGAAGATTACAGTTTGGAAGGATGTATTGTATCCCATGCAAGGAGTGCAGAAGCTAAAGAGGAGTTTACAGTCGTATACTTTCCGCATTGGATAGAGTTTTTAGTGCATCCGAATGTTTCATTTAGCTCAAAGGGGAAACTTGCTAAAAACATGAGGGTTAAGAAGTCAAATCCCCAAGGTACCGGCCGTAATTGTGTAGGCGGTTATTTGCAAATTCTTGGCGAAGCAAATGACCTTACATGGTCAATGTCAAAG GTTCATTGGGATGGCGAATGCATCGCATCGTGGGTCAACCATTGGCAGATCCAACCACTCGATGATCCGATTCCGGGAAGATTGAAGCATCGCATACCCAAACTTCGCCCTCGCAGATCAAACCCTTCGAAAAAAGCTCCAACACTGGAAACTTCATCCAACACTGAAGATGTGATCCCTGAATCTAACACTGGAGATGTGATCCCGATCCCTGAATCTAACACTGGAAATGGGATCCCTAACCCTGAATCCAACACTGGAGATAGGATCACTGAATCTGAATCCAACACTAGAGATGGGATCACTAAATCCAACACTAGAGATGGAGATGGGATCACTAAATCCAACACTGGAGATGGAGATGGGATCACTGAATCTGAATCCAACAGTGGAGATGGGATTTAA
- the LOC131619103 gene encoding uncharacterized protein LOC131619103 — protein MARKRIPCGPFEKFNEVLSLCWKMDVPFKIKTFGWRFFVNRLPFKDLLSVRGIVLPPDNLRCVFCGIDPENRDHSFLKYKGVEVVWRDISSWIGKPWRVMDEECKACFMDWYSFCKKKKVKVNKLGVVWIATMWILWISRNSICFRNEVWDVNNTLWKIKSLLWKWSFFGEITHPISSFYEFNKDPLLFLS, from the coding sequence ATGGCTAGGAAGCGTATACCGTGTGGGCCTTTTGAGAAGTTCAATGAAGTTTTATCTTTATGTTGGAAGATGGatgttcctttcaaaatcaagacGTTTGGTTGGAGGTTTTTTGTGAATAGACTTCCTTTCAAGGATTTACTATCGGTTAGAGGTATAGTGTTACCACCGGATAATTTAAGGTGTGTTTTTTGCGGTATTGATCCGGAAAATCGCGATCACTCTTTTTTGAAATATAAAGGTGTGGAGGTGGTGTGGAGAGATATCTCTTCTTGGATTGGGAAGCCTTGGAGGGTAATGGATGAAGAGTGCAAAGCTTGTTTCATGGATTGGTATTCtttttgtaaaaagaaaaaagtgaaagtgAACAAATTAGGTGTAGTGTGGATAGCTACTATGTGGATTCTTTGGATTAGTAGGAACAGtatatgctttcggaacgaagtTTGGGATGTGAATAATACATTGTGGAAGATTAAATCTTTGTTGTGGAAATGGTCTTTTTTTGGAGAAATTACTCACCCCATTAGTAGCTTTTACGAGTTTAACAAGGATCCGTTGTTATTCCTATCGTAA